The Magnolia sinica isolate HGM2019 chromosome 3, MsV1, whole genome shotgun sequence genome includes the window CAGGAATTTGAcatagaaatacgagacaaaaaagcagtagagaacatagtgtttgatcatctctttagACTGGATCTTCCCGATTCCCTTGAGCCGACAtcgataaatgatatgttccttaacaaacaattgtttaaactctcccaattaccttggtttgctaacattGTGAATTATCTTGTTATAGGTTTTATGTTGACATAGTGGACTGTGTAAGATAGAAAAAAATTCTTTACCGAGATATataagtttttctaggatgatccttatctatttgaatattgctcagaccaaattctaaggagatatgtgtcagacaatgaatatcagagtgttatctccttttgtcactctaaGGCTTGtgatggtcacttttttgctaaaaagatcATAACTAAAATTTTACAGTGCAGCTTTTACTGGCCTATTATgtttagagatactcatgagttttgtaaagcttgtgaacGTTGTAAAAAACTAAGAGGATTGTCTCGTCGAAcatgatgtcatcgaacctcattctaattattgaagcatttgattgctaagcGTTAATTTTATAGGGCCATTTTCctaattatttaaaaatatttatattttgttagtagtagactatgccactaagtgggttgaagcgatcccatgtcggaacaatgatcatcaaacgatcattagattcttaaaataaAATATCCTTTCATGGTTTGGAATGCCTcgggccattattagtgatggaggttcacacttttgtaataggctattCGAGAACATAACGAAGAAATATAACATATCTCACAAAGTGAGCTCTCCATGCCACCCGTAGACAAGTGAGTAAGCCGAAATTtccaacaggaaaattaaacaaattctggaaaaaatggttaacttTGACCGTAAAGATTGGTTAATCTACTTGAcagatgctttatgggcttaccgtacagcttttaagacccatATTGGAATGTtttcctttagacttgtttatggaaaaacttgccacttgcctatggagttggaataTAAAGTCTATTGGATTAtccaaaatctgaattttaacttggacaacgctgTCTCGCAATAGATTATCATATTCGTATGGTGAAAAAAGTAAATTTATCAACCTAAATAATTCTAAATATAAGAGATTAAAACATCATCTATATCAATACTAACAAATTTAAGTAGAAAACTTAAAAGAGAAGTCCTCACCCTGATCACACAAACTAAATGTGTCACACACTAGATAATATGTGACTGCAGTCAAATTGATTCAAATCTAATATTGGGTTAGTGCATGCTGAAAGTATGTTATAGCTGACAAACGACTCAGATCTTGTACACGTGTAGCTGCacataagggcatgtttgattttcagtGGCTGTGTAAATACCTGTGAAATgcataattattaccatttcacccgtTTGAAAATCATATGAAAATCCACCGTACTTTTTACcttggaaaccggttcaaaagaattgttttaaatttatgaacccgaaggtaatgtatatgataaatccattctgtccactcATTTTAACgcaatattttaaggcatgagcagaAAAACGAGGCAGATTGAACACTctaatggcccacatcaaaagaaatagtgggcctgaaaggtttttaatggtaagtgtttgattccctttttctagtggcatgatccacttgagctttcgatacgcctcattttttagctcatgctataaattcatcaggcataatagattaacggtgtggataagcgatacacatcatggtgggacccacaaatatgttGTGGCCTCTTGAATTTTTGTGTCATGTTGTCAAATAAAACATCGTAAAAAGTGAGGTAAATAAGGGGGAAATAATTATATATTTCCCTGTATTTACCTCACTTGTCATaatatatttgtgggtcccaccgtgatgtgtatcacttatccacaccattaatctattatgcctgatgaatttatggcatgaaccaaaaaatgaggcatattgaaAACTCAAGTTGACCACGCCACTAGAAAAAGGGAATTAAACGCTtacaattaaaaaccttttaggctcattgtttcttttggtgttggccatttgagtgttcaatttgcctcattttttctaCTCATCCCTTAAAACATTATGTTAAAATGACAGGACGAAATGAATTTATCATGTCCATCATCTTTAGGTCCGTGAATTTAAAATATCTCTTTTGAACGGGTTTCAAGGGAAAAAGTACGGTGGATTTTCTCGCACGACGGGTGAAATGATAATAATTATGCATTCCAGTGGTATTTCCACGGCCAGTGAAAATAAAACACGCCCTGAatgttcaagaaaaaaaaagaagaaaaacaacgttgatactccggcggagtgggatggatgatacgcagggatttagaaattatttagatatggtacacgtggcataaaagTAGTCAAACTAGACCGTCCACATTACCGTGACCGTTCTAGACGTGTCATAAACCAAAACTCAAGCATGCTGATTATCTGAATATCGgactggacggttgaaaatgtAAAGCATCCAACGGTCCCATACGTGTTCATGTTCCTGCACACTTCCAttcatttgaattttaaaatggaGAGCTGCTGTACTTCTCTACTAAATCCTCCCAAATCCCCTACCTCCCTTCTTCACCTCCCAACCTTCTCCAATTTCAACTTTCAATGCAGAAAACCCTCCAATCATCTCTCTTTTCCGAAGCCAAAACCCACTTCAAAAACCACAAAATCCAATGCTTCCGATCCTCGCCCAGAAATCCCCGATTGCAGAATCCGATCGAAAGATGACGAGCTCAAATGGGGATTTGATAAAACTAAAAACCATTTCGATATTGTTTCTAATTCATCGACCGCAAAAGAGAGGTATGCCCAACTCCTGCGACAGTTCGTTGAATATAAGAAGCTCGATGAAGCTGGAGATTTGTACTTTGTGATGAAAGACAATGGATTAGAACCCGGGATTGTTCTTGAAACGGTATTGATCGATCTTTTCATGAAATCTGGCCAGGTATCTGATgcgttctatgtgtttgagaGAATGCCCGAGAGAAATGTTGTTACTTGGACTTCAATTATTTCTGGTTGCGTTCAGAATGGTCGTTGGGGAATTGGGTTTTCTCTGTTTGTAGAAATGCTCGAATCCGGTGTTCTTCCCAATGATTTTACCTTTAATGTCGTGCTTCAGGCTTGTGCTGACCCGGCCGTGGATGATGTTGGGAAACAAGTGCACTCTCTTGTTGTTAGAGTTGGACTCAATGGTGATTGCAGGATTGAGAATTGTTTGATCGACTTCTATTCGAAATGTGGGTTGGTTGATGAGGCTCAGAAGGTTTTTGTTAGAATGCAGGATCCTGATTTAGTTTCTTTCACCTCCATGATTGCTGGTTTCTGCAAGAATGACTTATTTAAATCAGCAGCTAGACTGTTTGATCAGATGCGGAGGTTGGGGTTAGAGCCAAATGAACACACAGTCACTACCATCTTGGCTGCTTGTGACCATCAACTTGGCGAGCAGATCCATGCTTATATGATTAAAACCTTGCTCCATCAGAGTCTCTACTCTGCCAGTGCTTTGATAGAGTTCTACTCAAAGAACAATTCGGTTGAAAGAGCGgaattgatttttgaaaaattagagGCTAGAAATGTTGTCACATGGAGCACAATGATCTCCTGTTGTCTTAGAAATGGGTTAGTGAACAAAGCCATGAAGTTGTTCTGTAAAATGGCTTATTTGGGGATTGAACCAAATGAGTTCACTCTGGCAACTGCTATTGGGGCTTGTGGGTTATGCTCTGGATCCATTAGTCTAGGACAGCAACTCCATTGCTCAATAATTAAGCTGAACTTGGCATCGGATGATCGCATTTTCAATGCTTTGCTCACCATGTATGCTAGAAACGGCAACATTGAAGAACTTACAAAGGTGTTTGAGAGAATCCAAGATCCCGATATTGTTTCGTGGTGTGCAGCTATATCTGGTTATTCCCAAAATGGGTTCAGCGAGAAATCTGTGAGTCTGCTTTGCCTAATGCATAGGACGGGAGCTAAACCCAATGAGTACGGATTCTCTAGTGCTCTAAGTTCTTGTGCTAGTCTTGCTTTATTACATCAGGGAAGACAGTTCCATGGTTTTGCATTGAAGCTAGGGTGTGATTTTGATGTTTGTGTGGGGAATGCATTAATTAACATGTATGCTAAGTGTGGGAATATTGATGATGCAAGGTTCGCATTTGATGGCATCCATAGCCATGATGTCATGTCATGGAACACGTTGATTCATGGATATGCACATCATGGGCATGGGAGGAAGGCGCTTCAAGTTTTTGATGAGATGTTGGAGTTGGGGTGCATCTTTCCTGACCATGCTACATTTGTTGGGGTCTTGAGTGCCTGTAGTCATGTGGGTTTTGTAGAGGAAGCATTTAGGTACTTCAAGATCATGGACAGCCACTATGGTATTGCACCATCCATGTCGCACTATGCATGTTTGATTGACGTGATGGGTCGAGCTGGAAGGCTCGATGAGGCAGCTCAGATCATCTGTCAGATGCCATTTGAACCAGACTCTTTGATATGGAAGACTCTGTTAGCTTCTTGTAGAGTGCATAAGAATTTAGAGCTAGGAAAGCTTGCAGCAGAGAGGGCCATTGAATTGTCACCACAGGATGCTGCAAACTACGTCCTTCTTTCGAATTTGCATGCTACGTGTGAAGAATGGGAGGATGCAGAGAGGACGAGAAAAATGATGGAGGAGAAAGGGGTGAAGAAAGATGCTGGTTGGAGTTGGATTGAAATTAGGAGTGAAGTCCATTCCTTCATTGCAAGGGATCAATCTCATCCAAGAACACAAGCTATCTATAAGAAGTTGGACGAACTTGTAATAGAAATGAAAGAGGAAGGCTATTGCCCTGACCTAAGCTTTGCGTTGCAAGACTCGTGACACCAGTAGATGTTATGGAGGGAGAAACACGAGCAGCTAAAGCCACCATGCTTAAGCCATGCTTAAGCCATGTAGATATACAACAGAAGAACGGAAAACAGAAGCTAAGTTATTGTCAGCTGTTACTTCTTTGAAAGCTTCCTCGGAAAGCTGAAGGTTATTCTTGTATCTTTGATATTCTTAATTATCTGTGCATATATAAGCAATTGATTTGACTGTTTAATTGGTTTATCCTGTAAAATTGAGGTTTCTACTCAATAACAATACAATCTTCATCTTTTTTGTCCATTAGCTTATAAACTTATTATTCAATTTGATGGCCCTaagagggcaaggggaaggcccaagaagatgtgggtggaggtggtaagaaaggacttgatgacctatggtctaactgaagttttggcccttgatagagtggaatggcggaacaagattcatgtaactgatcccaattagttgggaaaaggcttagatgatgatgattatcattaatttcggattttttttttcagtatcTTTTATATCATTATGCACATACATGAAGGACAAGCTAATCAAATATATGCAGTGAAACTGAGGTGCCAAGGTTAAAGTTGCTCCCAGTTTTGATGTTTTGTGTCAACAGGCATGTTGAGAAAATCCCACATTTACTAGCACAAGGCAATCAGGCTAAGGTCTAAGCCCttgtatattatataaaataattaCAGGAGAAACAAATCTACCCTTAAGAATTTGAAAGAGGACAAACATGCATGTGATACAAAGCATTCTTATGATACAAGAGGGATTTATATAGTAAATCTGTCCTGTGCCAAATATCCTGTCCTTTTGGGCGAGGAATGTTAACCACTTGGATGATGAGGGGGATGCCAATAAACATATTGCTTTGCCCAATACAGATGATTGAAGAAACCCACTAATCCAAGGGTAACAAGCAACCAATAGAAACGATCGCAGTATTTCTAGTTTGGGCCATTACCTCTAACCACCCCATTCCTCCATCTGTGTTGGGTAGCTTTGTTCACTATAACTACAAGAAAAGATCTCATCAAAGAAGACAACCTGAGTACACATTAGAAGATGGCAGTCCGCGTTGACTTCATCCCTCTTGGCGCTTTTCCTTTGAAGGACTTTAGAAACCCAACAAACAAAAATGCACATTGATGGCCACAACAACAAACTGTAGTAGTAACCACGTCAGGGACATGGGCATGCCAGTTCCTGAGTCAGTTAGCTCATTCTCCTCTGTGACCCTTGTCCTTTTCCTCTCTATAACAGCAGCCACGCAAATCGTGGGTAGAGTTGATATGAAACCCACACTGACATATTGCAAGTTGGTGATCTTACTCTTGTTACCACCATCTTCTGTGCAAACAGAATGAACAATACATTGTAAGTGACGTGGATCACCATTTGACAGATCATAGGGATTATTAGGAGAGTTACAAGGGAGACATTGATGATCCCTACCTTGGTGTTTATGGTACTACCCTGTTGGATGGTGAATGTTGGAGTTGGGATATGGGTAGGTAGCCCAGCACTGCACTGATGATAATGGGAAGCATTTGGAGGGCAATCTTCCTTTCTTCCATGTGGGTTACATTACAAAGAGACCATTTGCCAGTTTCCTCATATGAAATTGAAGCTTTATCTAGACATTTGATAACAGTTACCATTGTAACGTTATAGATGAATATTTATTAAATTTGGATGAATTTCAGTCTTTTATCAATGAGGGGCCCTTGTATTCTGATTACAGAAGTAGAGATAATCTACACATCATTTTCGGAAATTATTTTGGATCATGTGAGGAACAAAAAGCAGCAGAAGATGATTACATCTGCTCTCAACCTTCGGGCTACCCCATGATATATTTTTCCTCTTTGGAGACTCTATTGCATGTGAGGCTCTTCCGATCTACATGCAATAATACATGTGagatttgagcttttgatctggtGTGTGCATTGTTCTGAGAATCAACCAATATTATCAATAGCATCGCTGATATTATctggcgatactgataacacGTACAGTTtcagaaatttcaggtatcaGTGATGTATTGCTGATATATCTCGAAGTATCGACACTGTATCGATGTCGTTAATGTATCGTTATAGTTTTGAGTATATTAATTCTAGGTATCGATTGTATTGGTGATAATATTATCGTCGACACAAGTCGATAACCTCCCCTGCGACAACGAACGTGCGGTTTTTTGGCAGAAAATccagaaaaaaaggaaaataaaaaaacttcCCATTGCCTTTCCAAATCTAACCTTGGTGGTGGATTTCGGCACCTCACCGTCATTCCCCATGGATCAAATCTCCCATTTAGGGGAGAAATTGCGGATCAAATCCTCGGTGGGCTTGAATCAAGGAGATATGAAATATTGCAaccacatgcttttaggcccccttaaatgaaaacttatcatATATGCATCTTTTTTGCAATTGTTTGATTCTTAAATGTGCAAACGTGTGTATTTTAACGACTCACGAAGTGTCATTGAGAAATTCTACCactttctccatgtttccccaatttttcctgaGCTAGCAATACAtatttaggcccccattaaagagGAACTTATTGTGTATGCATCttatttgcaattatttgattcctaaatatgaaaatgtgtattttagcatctcctaaggTTTCATTGAAGAATTCCCATTTTTGCCATGTTTCTGTAATGTTTCCTTCAGTTAGCGATACATTTCAGGGTATCAGTGATATCAATAGATGTTTTGGTATCCCTAACCAGCGATACATGTAACGATACTGATACTACAAACACTGGGCATGAATGCTAATTAAATCTTCTGGCTAAACAGCAGACAATTGGATAAGCAATGCTTTTCTAGCCATGTGTTATCTTGCATACTGTGGCCTAGTTGAGGAGTGAAATGGATTATTTTTAGGGCTGAAGGTCTAGAAAGTGTGGCCTAACTTATGGATATCTTGTATTTTGCATGCATGTGCCATATTGGCACCTGTGCTTGTATACATGGGCTGGGCTCCACTTGTGTTGTTAGCAAACCTCTCTCTTAGATGGAGAATTCGGCTGTTCTCTGAGATTTCTCATGGGTGCCGGCTGCATTTTCAATTATATCTGATGCTGGTTGCTCAGAAATTTCAGTGAAGCTCATTATAGGACTTGAAATACTATGCAAGTATGATTTGAGCTTTCGATTTGGTGTGTGCATTGTTCCAAGTATCAACTGATATTATTGATAACATTGCCGATATTATTGGTTATACTGATAACAC containing:
- the LOC131240075 gene encoding pentatricopeptide repeat-containing protein At2g13600-like produces the protein MFLHTSIHLNFKMESCCTSLLNPPKSPTSLLHLPTFSNFNFQCRKPSNHLSFPKPKPTSKTTKSNASDPRPEIPDCRIRSKDDELKWGFDKTKNHFDIVSNSSTAKERYAQLLRQFVEYKKLDEAGDLYFVMKDNGLEPGIVLETVLIDLFMKSGQVSDAFYVFERMPERNVVTWTSIISGCVQNGRWGIGFSLFVEMLESGVLPNDFTFNVVLQACADPAVDDVGKQVHSLVVRVGLNGDCRIENCLIDFYSKCGLVDEAQKVFVRMQDPDLVSFTSMIAGFCKNDLFKSAARLFDQMRRLGLEPNEHTVTTILAACDHQLGEQIHAYMIKTLLHQSLYSASALIEFYSKNNSVERAELIFEKLEARNVVTWSTMISCCLRNGLVNKAMKLFCKMAYLGIEPNEFTLATAIGACGLCSGSISLGQQLHCSIIKLNLASDDRIFNALLTMYARNGNIEELTKVFERIQDPDIVSWCAAISGYSQNGFSEKSVSLLCLMHRTGAKPNEYGFSSALSSCASLALLHQGRQFHGFALKLGCDFDVCVGNALINMYAKCGNIDDARFAFDGIHSHDVMSWNTLIHGYAHHGHGRKALQVFDEMLELGCIFPDHATFVGVLSACSHVGFVEEAFRYFKIMDSHYGIAPSMSHYACLIDVMGRAGRLDEAAQIICQMPFEPDSLIWKTLLASCRVHKNLELGKLAAERAIELSPQDAANYVLLSNLHATCEEWEDAERTRKMMEEKGVKKDAGWSWIEIRSEVHSFIARDQSHPRTQAIYKKLDELVIEMKEEGYCPDLSFALQDS